A single region of the Triticum dicoccoides isolate Atlit2015 ecotype Zavitan chromosome 2B, WEW_v2.0, whole genome shotgun sequence genome encodes:
- the LOC119367154 gene encoding uncharacterized protein LOC119367154 produces MDRFQDGHHVRLRSRVPRTYLHAADDGESVILGQRRASMNAAWAVHIYHGDDGPYLLLHSAAYGRYLAATTTRSRLGHRGFRAELCDYDTAQVETIMWRAVGSGFADDVVLLRNVGGRYLRANGRYIRWNAGVSVDNSVSSMMYWVVEPIPAREDMPALPAPPPHPPYGYLPLGLFIHLDLEPGRLIRFVRALDDGQYPEDPMGQGWRQFWFRGRSAFRLRDDLGFLVGAGVYYRNVAMCVRAGRYGRLTPLVVDLPDGGYGDTLEIIVFRAGTPAYNELRHPDVNAE; encoded by the exons ATGGACCGCTTCCAGGACGGGCACCACGTGCGGCTGCGCAGCCGCGTGCCGCGCACCTACCTCCACGCCGCCGACGACGGGGAGAGCGTCATCCTCGGCCAGCGCCGCGCCTCCATGAACGCGGCGTGGGCGGTGCACATCTACCACGGCGACGATGGCCCGTACCTGCTCCTCCACAGCGCCGCCTACGGCCGCTACCTCGCCGCCACGACCACGCGGTCGCGGCTCGGCCACCGCGGCTTCCGCGCGGAGCTGTGCGACTACGACACGGCGCAGGTGGAGACCATCATGTGGCGGGCCGTGGGGTCAGGCTTCGCGGACGACGTCGTCCTGCTCCGCAACGTCGGCGGCCGCTACCTCCGCGCCAACGGCAGGTACATCCGCTGGAACGCCGGCGTCAGCGTCGACAACAGCGTCAGCTCCATGATGTACTGGGTCGTCGAGCCCATCCCCGCCAGAGAGGACATGCCTGCCCTTCCTGCCCCGCCTCCG CATCCCCCATACGGATACCTCCCCTTGGGCCTGTTCATCCACCTGGACCTGGAGCCGGGACGGCTGATCCGGTTCGTGCGGGCGCTCGACGACGGGCAGTACCCCGAGGACCCCATGGGCCAAGGCTGGCGCCAGTTCTGGTTCAGGGGGAGGTCCGCGTTTCGCCTGAGGGACGACCTGGGGTTCCTCGTCGGCGCCGGCGTGTACTACCGGAACGTCGCCATGTGCGTCCGAGCGGGCCGCTACGGGAGGCTGACCCCGCTCGTCGTCGACCTGCCCGACGGCGGCTATGGCGACACCCTCGAGATCATCGTCTTCCGGGCCGGGACCCCTG